From a region of the Paraburkholderia caribensis genome:
- a CDS encoding ABC transporter substrate-binding protein, which translates to MTLIFLSLYGCHQKDSASPGASAPAKTIITALIWAPDWPEQMLQIAAEFSKENPDIGVNVQFMVGNSVEANIKPRIASGNLPDLVSVNPNAYSAELADQHILADVSQTAAWSNMMAPLKGDWTSRQSKAFGISGGVATVLMYYNEEMFAKAGIRTLPTNFREFLAVCEQLKRAGFTPVMWNGGFPNMLGNGPFSSGFANNVVARDPAWKKKIDDGTLNLNTPAVADIFAKMALLPERGYVQDGFMATDYDGGIRLFKEGKVAMAIHGSWAAGLLLHGNPFPTGVFIPPWNAPGKRVVPIVGSETGFAVCETPNKVAAMRFLEFIAAKGFAIVQAKRQNISPFKQSAGAMAGDPTIVEYTNEVSRYPVTASPYYSVLPSNSIERLHRLMQDVLLNRITPRQAAQLLDASVKNEAKMHYK; encoded by the coding sequence GTGACTCTGATTTTTTTGTCGTTGTACGGTTGTCACCAGAAGGATTCTGCTTCGCCGGGCGCGTCCGCGCCGGCGAAGACGATCATTACCGCGCTGATCTGGGCGCCTGACTGGCCGGAACAGATGCTCCAGATCGCCGCCGAGTTCAGCAAGGAAAATCCGGACATCGGCGTGAACGTGCAGTTCATGGTCGGCAATTCGGTCGAGGCGAACATCAAGCCGCGAATCGCGTCGGGCAATCTGCCGGATCTCGTCAGTGTGAACCCGAATGCGTACTCGGCTGAACTGGCAGACCAGCACATCCTCGCCGACGTCAGCCAGACGGCAGCGTGGAGCAACATGATGGCCCCGTTGAAGGGCGACTGGACGAGCCGCCAGTCGAAAGCATTCGGCATTTCCGGCGGTGTCGCAACGGTGCTGATGTACTACAACGAAGAGATGTTCGCGAAGGCGGGAATCAGGACACTGCCGACCAACTTTCGCGAGTTCCTCGCGGTTTGCGAGCAGCTCAAGCGCGCGGGTTTCACGCCTGTCATGTGGAACGGCGGCTTTCCCAACATGCTGGGCAATGGTCCCTTCAGCTCCGGCTTCGCGAACAACGTGGTGGCGCGCGACCCCGCGTGGAAGAAGAAAATCGACGATGGCACGCTGAATCTGAACACGCCTGCCGTCGCCGATATCTTTGCCAAAATGGCGCTGCTGCCGGAACGCGGCTACGTGCAGGACGGATTCATGGCGACGGACTACGACGGCGGCATCCGCCTGTTCAAGGAAGGCAAGGTCGCGATGGCGATTCACGGCAGCTGGGCAGCCGGCCTGTTGCTGCACGGCAATCCCTTCCCGACAGGCGTCTTCATTCCGCCATGGAATGCGCCCGGCAAGCGGGTCGTGCCGATTGTCGGCAGCGAAACAGGCTTTGCCGTGTGCGAAACGCCGAACAAGGTTGCCGCCATGCGCTTTCTCGAGTTCATCGCCGCAAAGGGTTTCGCCATTGTCCAGGCGAAGCGCCAGAACATCTCGCCGTTCAAACAGAGCGCGGGCGCGATGGCGGGAGATCCGACGATAGTCGAGTACACGAACGAAGTCAGCCGCTATCCCGTCACCGCAAGTCCGTACTACTCGGTGCTTCCGTCCAACTCCATCGAGCGCTTGCACCGCTTGATGCAGGATGTCCTGCTGAACAGAATCACGCCCAGGCAGGCAGCCCAGCTGCTGGACGCGTCCGTCAAGAATGAAGCCAAGATGCATTACAAATGA